One Proteinivorax tanatarense DNA segment encodes these proteins:
- a CDS encoding nucleoside triphosphate pyrophosphatase, producing MMVLASKSPRRKEILDKLPVDYRVISSDMDEKKITADNPVKLSKKLAEAKGLKVSNNSKEYVLAADTVVSFNGVTLGKPTNSEHCRDMLMKLSANKHQVITGVSLCLNGDVVYTFHVITWVYFRPLSNSLINWYISTKEPFDKAGGYGIQGKGGVFVEKLEGCFYNVMGLPLSRTAELLGHHGLIDWGK from the coding sequence ATGATGGTTTTAGCTTCAAAATCACCAAGAAGAAAAGAAATTTTAGATAAACTACCTGTGGATTACAGGGTGATAAGTTCAGATATGGACGAAAAAAAAATAACAGCTGATAATCCTGTAAAGTTAAGTAAAAAGTTAGCCGAAGCAAAAGGTTTAAAAGTTAGTAATAACTCAAAAGAATATGTGTTAGCTGCGGATACAGTAGTAAGCTTTAATGGAGTTACCTTAGGAAAGCCTACTAACTCCGAGCATTGTAGAGATATGTTAATGAAGTTATCGGCTAATAAGCATCAAGTTATCACAGGTGTTTCTCTTTGCTTAAATGGTGATGTGGTCTATACCTTTCATGTAATAACCTGGGTATATTTTCGACCACTGTCAAATAGCCTAATAAACTGGTATATTTCTACTAAAGAACCTTTTGATAAAGCCGGTGGGTATGGTATACAAGGAAAAGGTGGAGTTTTTGTAGAAAAACTTGAAGGATGTTTTTACAATGTTATGGGACTGCCCCTTAGTAGAACAGCAGAGTTACTTGGACACCATGGATTAATTGATTGGGGCAAGTAA
- a CDS encoding DUF4321 domain-containing protein encodes MRNSALNPFLLMLFIVIGAMLGNVIALILGDAIPLLGKGQTVGLDTTTLDLMVFSLDFGFKITLNLASIIGIFLSVIFYKKFI; translated from the coding sequence ATGAGAAATAGTGCTTTAAATCCATTTTTATTGATGTTATTTATAGTAATAGGAGCAATGCTGGGTAATGTTATTGCTTTAATTTTAGGGGATGCTATACCATTACTAGGAAAAGGGCAGACAGTAGGATTAGATACTACTACGCTTGATTTAATGGTTTTTTCTTTAGATTTTGGTTTTAAAATAACTTTAAACCTAGCAAGTATAATTGGAATTTTTCTATCGGTAATTTTTTATAAAAAGTTTATTTAA
- a CDS encoding Gx transporter family protein, giving the protein MQKGFVKQLVLLSLFIAMATILTIIEGRIAPLASIFMGMPVKLGLANIFTLTTLNMFGLKSGFAVGVMRVILASLLSGKFLSPVFYLSLGGAIVSTLSMAIAMKLFNKHLSNIGISIIGAITHNLAQIAVVIYLLDTRLAAISQPLLIALAIPTGIFVGISTNFITKALNGAKIAGK; this is encoded by the coding sequence ATGCAAAAAGGTTTTGTAAAGCAATTAGTTTTATTATCGTTGTTTATAGCTATGGCAACAATCCTTACAATTATTGAAGGGAGAATAGCCCCTTTAGCTTCAATATTTATGGGAATGCCTGTAAAGCTCGGTTTAGCCAATATATTTACCTTAACAACATTAAATATGTTTGGCTTGAAAAGTGGCTTTGCAGTAGGTGTAATGAGGGTAATCCTTGCCTCTTTATTATCTGGGAAATTTTTAAGCCCTGTTTTTTATTTAAGCTTAGGTGGTGCTATAGTTAGTACTTTAAGTATGGCAATTGCTATGAAATTGTTCAATAAACATTTGAGTAATATTGGGATAAGTATAATTGGAGCCATAACACATAACTTAGCTCAAATTGCCGTTGTGATTTATCTACTAGATACCCGTTTAGCTGCTATTTCACAGCCACTTTTAATAGCTCTTGCCATTCCTACAGGAATTTTTGTTGGGATTTCCACAAACTTTATTACAAAGGCATTAAATGGCGCTAAAATAGCAGGAAAATAA
- a CDS encoding NusG domain II-containing protein: protein MKKGDLILIGIVLILSLFGIGMYYLFLSGQEVEGARVIIEQEGEKWGSVPLFEEDRSEEIVFNGPVGETVVLLGEDYVTVKHSDCPDQICVNFGRATRPGQSITCLPNRVFVRIEGGEQPDVDF, encoded by the coding sequence ATGAAAAAAGGTGATTTAATTTTAATAGGTATAGTTTTAATTCTTTCTCTTTTTGGTATAGGGATGTATTATCTATTTCTTTCAGGCCAAGAAGTAGAAGGAGCGCGAGTTATCATTGAACAAGAAGGTGAAAAATGGGGTAGTGTACCTTTATTTGAAGAAGATAGGTCAGAAGAAATTGTTTTTAACGGTCCTGTTGGTGAAACTGTTGTTTTGCTTGGTGAAGACTATGTGACTGTAAAGCATTCAGACTGCCCTGACCAAATATGTGTAAATTTTGGCAGAGCAACGAGGCCTGGACAAAGTATAACATGTTTACCCAATAGGGTATTTGTTAGAATTGAAGGTGGGGAACAACCAGATGTAGATTTTTAA
- a CDS encoding FAD:protein FMN transferase: MGTIMKTTKYLAALLFMSLAIVGCSSSSAELEVYNHHFFAMDTLVELTGHTDDPQKAEEAFQAAQKEVERLEKLLSAHIEGSDVYNITNNAGIEPVKVSEETFNLLEKGKNYGEKTEGRFDITIGPLLEAYSWSNQVVPSEKEVEHLKELVDYNKLVLDNEKNTAFLETEGMKLDLGAIAKGYIVDKAAEEMMEHGIKYGSVNGGGDVYLMDKPDGTPWRIGVQHPRMERGNFIGVVNTNSNSVVTSGDYERYFMADDIRVHHIIDPKKGYPSQKIQSVTISAPNATIADTLSTALFNYDPEQAVDFVEEIDEVEVLIVDSEGNVFKSSNMKEKFQPNQSLE; the protein is encoded by the coding sequence ATGGGAACAATAATGAAAACAACAAAATATCTTGCAGCTTTACTTTTTATGTCTTTAGCTATTGTTGGTTGTAGTTCTTCCAGTGCTGAACTGGAAGTATACAATCACCATTTTTTTGCAATGGATACACTAGTAGAACTTACAGGTCATACAGATGATCCCCAAAAAGCTGAAGAAGCATTTCAAGCCGCTCAAAAGGAAGTAGAACGTTTGGAAAAGCTATTGAGTGCCCATATCGAGGGTAGCGATGTTTATAACATCACAAATAACGCAGGTATTGAACCAGTCAAGGTTTCCGAAGAAACTTTTAATCTTCTGGAAAAAGGCAAGAATTATGGAGAAAAGACAGAAGGAAGGTTTGATATAACCATTGGTCCATTACTAGAAGCATATAGTTGGAGTAATCAAGTGGTTCCGTCGGAAAAAGAGGTAGAGCATTTAAAAGAACTGGTGGATTATAATAAACTAGTTTTGGATAATGAAAAAAATACTGCTTTCCTAGAAACTGAAGGTATGAAACTAGACTTAGGTGCAATTGCCAAAGGTTATATTGTTGATAAAGCAGCAGAAGAAATGATGGAACACGGAATTAAATATGGGTCTGTAAACGGGGGTGGAGATGTCTATTTAATGGATAAGCCTGATGGCACACCATGGCGTATTGGTGTGCAACACCCTCGTATGGAGAGGGGAAACTTTATAGGAGTTGTAAACACAAACTCTAATTCTGTTGTTACTTCTGGTGATTATGAACGTTACTTTATGGCGGATGATATTCGGGTTCATCACATAATTGATCCTAAAAAAGGTTACCCATCTCAAAAAATTCAATCAGTAACGATTTCAGCTCCTAATGCTACAATAGCAGACACTTTATCAACAGCATTATTTAATTATGACCCTGAACAAGCTGTTGATTTTGTTGAAGAGATTGATGAAGTAGAGGTTTTAATTGTAGATTCAGAAGGAAATGTATTTAAAAGTTCAAACATGAAAGAGAAGTTTCAACCTAATCAGAGCTTAGAGTAG
- a CDS encoding molybdenum cofactor synthesis domain-containing protein encodes MKVLAIAISEKKGVKKTVQPEVIIKKGYGIVNDAHGGNWHRQISLLANESIEKMRRQGLDVTFGSFAENIATEGIELNKLELGTRLKIGGEVVLGVTQIGKTCHERCAIYYQAGDCVMPKEGIFATVLKEGKIKPGDPIEIIPSYTAAILTVSDKGFNGERVDTAGPAAKLGLAQIGIKVEQMDIVPDEHDKITEKLQTWVDSNLSIVITSGGTGLSPRDITPEATQSFVDKEVPGIMEMIRSNSSKYTPKAYLTRGICGISDNTLIINLPGSEKAVKESMGIISPILEHALETLQGKTQDCGR; translated from the coding sequence GTGAAAGTACTAGCAATCGCTATCAGTGAGAAAAAAGGGGTAAAAAAAACAGTACAACCAGAAGTTATAATTAAAAAAGGATATGGCATTGTAAATGATGCTCATGGTGGGAACTGGCATAGGCAAATAAGTTTGTTAGCCAATGAGAGTATAGAAAAAATGAGACGACAAGGGTTAGATGTAACGTTCGGAAGTTTCGCTGAAAATATTGCTACAGAAGGTATTGAACTTAATAAACTTGAGTTAGGGACAAGGTTAAAAATAGGAGGTGAAGTTGTTTTAGGAGTAACACAGATTGGGAAAACATGTCATGAAAGGTGTGCAATCTACTACCAAGCTGGTGACTGTGTTATGCCTAAAGAAGGTATATTCGCCACTGTTTTAAAAGAAGGTAAAATAAAGCCTGGTGATCCTATAGAAATAATCCCTAGCTATACAGCAGCTATATTAACAGTAAGCGATAAAGGATTTAATGGTGAACGCGTGGATACTGCTGGGCCTGCAGCAAAACTGGGACTGGCTCAAATTGGGATAAAAGTAGAGCAAATGGATATTGTGCCTGATGAGCATGATAAGATAACAGAAAAACTACAAACGTGGGTTGACTCTAACTTATCTATTGTAATTACTTCTGGAGGCACTGGTTTATCTCCAAGAGATATTACTCCAGAAGCTACTCAGTCTTTTGTTGATAAAGAGGTACCAGGAATCATGGAGATGATTAGATCTAATTCTTCAAAATATACCCCTAAAGCTTACTTGACTAGGGGGATATGTGGCATCAGCGACAATACATTAATTATTAACTTGCCGGGAAGTGAAAAAGCTGTAAAGGAAAGTATGGGTATAATATCTCCAATATTAGAACATGCTTTGGAAACCCTACAAGGAAAAACTCAGGATTGTGGACGGTAA
- the rnfB gene encoding RnfABCDGE type electron transport complex subunit B: MLSAVIALGSIGIIFGAILAGASKVFAVETDPKLDELIEALPGANCGACGYPGCSGFAEGVLKGEAPVDGCPVGKKKVANELADIIGKTDMEAASDTPMVAKVKCHGTSEVAKDKFRYEGVKDCKAAMLIDGGPKACSYGCMGLGTCERICPFDAIVMGDNGLPIIDQELCTGCKKCVVACPKDVIGMIPQGSDVHVMCNSNDKAKKVMQVCKVGCIGCSKCAKACPKDCIKMEDGLAKIDNTICISCGICVKECPTHAIEQL, from the coding sequence ATGTTAAGCGCAGTTATTGCTTTAGGGTCTATAGGTATTATTTTTGGAGCAATTTTGGCGGGAGCTTCAAAAGTATTTGCGGTTGAAACTGACCCTAAGCTTGATGAGTTAATAGAAGCACTACCAGGTGCTAATTGTGGAGCCTGTGGTTATCCAGGTTGCAGTGGTTTTGCCGAAGGAGTACTTAAAGGTGAGGCACCGGTAGATGGATGTCCTGTTGGAAAGAAAAAGGTAGCCAATGAATTGGCTGACATAATTGGAAAGACCGATATGGAAGCTGCTTCAGATACACCAATGGTGGCTAAAGTAAAGTGTCATGGTACTAGTGAAGTAGCCAAAGATAAATTTCGTTACGAAGGTGTAAAAGATTGTAAGGCAGCAATGCTCATTGATGGTGGACCCAAGGCTTGTAGCTATGGTTGTATGGGTCTTGGAACATGTGAACGAATTTGTCCCTTTGATGCTATAGTTATGGGAGATAATGGGTTACCTATAATAGATCAAGAACTTTGTACTGGATGTAAAAAATGTGTAGTTGCTTGTCCTAAAGATGTCATAGGAATGATTCCACAAGGTTCTGACGTGCATGTTATGTGTAACTCGAATGATAAAGCTAAGAAAGTAATGCAAGTATGTAAAGTGGGTTGTATAGGATGTTCTAAGTGTGCAAAAGCCTGCCCTAAAGATTGTATTAAAATGGAAGATGGGTTGGCAAAGATAGACAATACTATTTGTATTAGTTGCGGAATTTGTGTAAAGGAATGTCCAACTCATGCAATAGAACAGTTATAA
- a CDS encoding electron transport complex protein RnfA, which translates to MTELLSIFFAAIFVNNFVLNQFLGICPFFGVSKKIETSIGMGMAVMFVMTIASIITWYIDRLILENFDLQYLQTIAFILVIASLVQFVEMVIQKVSPTLYQALGIFLPLITTNCAVLGLAILNIDLGYTLTQTIIHAVGAALGFTLALVVLAGIRERLELTGSNKYFAGVPSAFIAAAILAMAFAGFVI; encoded by the coding sequence ATGACTGAATTGTTATCTATTTTTTTTGCCGCTATTTTTGTAAACAACTTTGTGTTAAATCAGTTTTTAGGTATTTGCCCGTTTTTTGGAGTATCTAAAAAAATAGAAACATCTATCGGGATGGGTATGGCGGTTATGTTTGTTATGACCATCGCTTCTATTATCACCTGGTATATTGATAGATTGATTTTAGAAAACTTTGATTTACAATATCTACAAACAATTGCTTTTATTCTGGTAATTGCTTCATTGGTGCAGTTTGTAGAAATGGTTATTCAAAAGGTAAGTCCTACCCTTTATCAAGCTCTAGGTATCTTTTTACCGTTAATAACAACGAACTGTGCTGTTTTAGGGTTGGCTATTTTAAATATTGACCTTGGTTATACCTTAACTCAAACTATCATTCATGCAGTAGGAGCTGCTTTAGGATTCACTTTAGCGTTGGTTGTGCTTGCTGGTATTAGAGAAAGACTAGAATTAACTGGTTCGAATAAATATTTTGCTGGTGTGCCATCAGCGTTTATAGCAGCTGCTATATTGGCAATGGCTTTTGCAGGTTTTGTAATTTAA
- a CDS encoding electron transport complex subunit E produces the protein MLNNFLKGIFKENPVFVLLLGLCPALAVTTSAANGFGMGMATLVVLLGSNIVVSLFKDFIPSRVRIPSYIVIIATFVTMVDMFMEAYFVELHNNLGLFIPLIVVNCTILGRAEAFASKEKVMPSIVDALGMGLGFTLSLTVLGFFRHFLGTGELFGVQLFEGALLFLQPAGAFLSLGLLLGIVNAVTMRRTSKQ, from the coding sequence TTGCTAAATAACTTTTTAAAAGGAATATTTAAAGAAAACCCTGTTTTTGTGCTTTTACTAGGCCTTTGCCCTGCTTTGGCTGTAACTACTAGCGCAGCAAACGGGTTTGGTATGGGTATGGCTACATTAGTTGTGTTGCTAGGCTCAAATATAGTGGTATCTCTTTTTAAAGACTTTATACCCAGTAGGGTAAGAATACCATCTTATATTGTGATTATCGCAACTTTTGTTACTATGGTAGATATGTTTATGGAAGCTTACTTTGTAGAACTACACAACAACTTAGGTCTTTTTATACCTTTGATTGTAGTAAACTGTACTATTTTAGGAAGAGCTGAGGCCTTTGCTTCTAAAGAAAAAGTAATGCCTTCTATAGTCGATGCTTTGGGCATGGGTCTAGGGTTTACTTTGAGCTTAACTGTACTAGGATTTTTCAGACACTTTTTAGGAACAGGTGAACTTTTTGGTGTTCAGCTATTTGAAGGGGCTTTACTATTTTTGCAGCCTGCTGGTGCTTTTCTAAGTTTAGGATTACTGCTAGGAATAGTAAATGCTGTCACTATGAGACGAACCTCTAAACAGTAG
- a CDS encoding FMN-binding protein, producing MKDIIKMIAVLGLIAAVSAGLLSAINDFTAPIIEENIEQRRNELLAEVIEADKFEAVMEDEPIDGEEPKEIYSEAFKNGDLVGYVVEVAASGYGTDPINMLVGVNTDYEITGIAILSHAETPGLGDLAFDDEYVKKLEGRDLEQGFGDIDVITGATASSRAVITGARNALEDLTEALGVTDEVVIDLAEIPDGVYEGAGQGYAGEISVSIEVSGGELISVEVLEHTETDGIADPALEQVPSSMVDEQELDVDTVSGATATSEGIIEAVKDALSEFGGEAEVDMDNLEDGTYAGEADGFGGVLEVEVVVEGGEVIDITYTHNDTPDYADDALPTVAQEIKELQSLNVDTSTGATVSSEALVAAVEEALLQASGSATSKDDSDDDAEEVSLNLEEVTLSDIDDGTYTGEGQGFESTITVEVTVQGGEITDLTFDHDDTPNFADEQLPHIVEEIKSEQSLAVDIETGATYSASGLIDAVIDALPLEAN from the coding sequence ATGAAAGATATAATTAAAATGATTGCTGTACTTGGTTTAATTGCTGCTGTATCTGCAGGCCTTTTGTCTGCTATTAACGATTTTACGGCTCCAATTATAGAAGAAAATATTGAGCAAAGAAGAAATGAACTTCTAGCAGAAGTAATAGAAGCAGACAAGTTTGAAGCAGTGATGGAAGATGAACCTATAGATGGTGAAGAACCCAAGGAAATTTATAGTGAAGCTTTTAAAAATGGTGATTTGGTTGGATACGTAGTTGAAGTTGCAGCTTCAGGTTACGGAACTGACCCAATAAATATGCTAGTTGGGGTAAATACTGACTATGAAATTACTGGAATTGCTATTTTAAGTCATGCGGAAACTCCTGGCTTAGGTGATCTGGCCTTTGATGATGAATATGTAAAGAAGTTAGAAGGTAGAGACCTAGAGCAAGGGTTTGGTGATATAGATGTAATAACAGGAGCTACTGCTTCTTCAAGAGCGGTAATTACTGGAGCTAGAAATGCTTTGGAAGATCTTACTGAAGCATTAGGAGTTACAGACGAAGTTGTTATAGATCTAGCAGAAATCCCAGATGGAGTATATGAAGGTGCTGGTCAAGGATATGCTGGAGAAATAAGTGTTTCTATAGAGGTTAGCGGAGGAGAGTTAATTAGTGTTGAAGTGCTAGAGCATACTGAAACTGATGGGATTGCTGACCCTGCTCTAGAACAAGTGCCTTCTTCAATGGTTGATGAACAAGAACTTGACGTGGATACAGTAAGTGGAGCAACCGCCACAAGTGAAGGAATTATTGAAGCAGTAAAAGATGCTTTATCAGAGTTTGGTGGAGAAGCTGAAGTTGATATGGACAATCTTGAAGACGGAACTTACGCTGGGGAAGCTGATGGTTTTGGTGGTGTTCTAGAAGTTGAAGTGGTTGTAGAAGGTGGGGAAGTAATTGATATAACTTACACTCACAATGATACTCCAGATTATGCTGATGATGCACTGCCAACGGTAGCACAAGAAATTAAAGAGTTGCAAAGTCTTAATGTAGATACAAGCACAGGTGCTACTGTTTCTAGTGAGGCCTTAGTGGCTGCTGTGGAAGAGGCTCTTCTTCAAGCTAGCGGATCTGCTACTTCTAAAGATGATAGCGATGATGATGCCGAGGAAGTAAGCTTAAATTTAGAAGAAGTTACACTATCAGATATAGATGATGGTACCTATACAGGTGAAGGACAAGGGTTCGAATCTACAATTACCGTAGAGGTTACTGTTCAAGGTGGAGAAATTACAGATCTTACCTTTGATCATGATGATACTCCAAATTTTGCTGATGAACAGTTGCCTCACATAGTAGAAGAAATAAAATCAGAGCAATCTCTTGCTGTTGATATAGAGACTGGGGCCACTTATTCAGCTAGCGGTCTTATTGATGCTGTAATTGATGCTTTGCCTTTAGAAGCTAACTAG
- a CDS encoding RnfABCDGE type electron transport complex subunit D, whose amino-acid sequence MSKKFVVGPSPHIRSPRDIDYIMWDVVVALVPATIASIIIFGWASAIVLSLSLISALFFEWLVVSRKPKISAFLGDGSAAVTGLLLGLSLPPATGMMASIGGSWTLPWAVPILGSAVAILIGKHAFGGLGKNPFNPALVGRGFLTFSYLTLMTNWEPTGTFVDTTTGATPLQGEAATLWELFIGTVPGSLGETSALALIIGGIYLLYKGHIDWRIPGGFLGAMVVFSFIHTGFAGEFEGLVGFLSAGLDEALFQVLSGSALMGAIYMATCYVTSPTTKNARLIYGIGCGLILILIRYYAQAPAGLTYAVLFMNALTPILDRLTIPRTFGEVK is encoded by the coding sequence ATGAGCAAAAAGTTTGTAGTGGGACCTTCCCCGCATATTCGTAGTCCTAGAGATATAGACTATATAATGTGGGATGTAGTAGTTGCTTTAGTTCCAGCTACCATTGCCTCTATTATAATCTTTGGTTGGGCTAGTGCTATTGTATTGTCCCTAAGTTTAATATCAGCTTTATTTTTTGAATGGTTAGTAGTTTCAAGGAAGCCTAAAATCAGCGCTTTTTTAGGAGATGGGAGTGCTGCTGTGACGGGTCTGTTGTTGGGTCTAAGTTTACCGCCTGCAACTGGTATGATGGCTTCTATTGGGGGTTCATGGACACTTCCATGGGCAGTGCCAATCTTAGGTAGTGCTGTGGCAATTTTGATCGGAAAGCATGCTTTTGGAGGTTTAGGTAAAAATCCATTTAACCCAGCTTTAGTGGGTCGAGGCTTTTTAACATTTTCTTATTTAACTCTTATGACAAATTGGGAGCCTACTGGTACATTTGTAGATACAACCACAGGTGCAACTCCATTACAAGGAGAAGCTGCTACCTTATGGGAGTTGTTTATAGGAACTGTACCTGGTAGTTTAGGTGAAACATCTGCTTTGGCACTTATTATTGGAGGTATTTATCTTTTATATAAGGGTCATATAGATTGGAGAATTCCAGGAGGTTTTTTAGGTGCTATGGTTGTATTTTCCTTTATTCACACCGGTTTTGCAGGTGAGTTTGAAGGTTTAGTAGGATTTTTATCTGCAGGACTAGATGAAGCATTATTTCAAGTGCTTTCGGGTTCAGCTTTAATGGGTGCTATTTATATGGCAACCTGTTATGTTACTAGCCCTACTACGAAAAATGCTAGGTTGATATACGGAATAGGTTGTGGCTTAATTTTAATTTTGATTAGGTATTATGCCCAAGCACCAGCGGGATTAACTTATGCAGTGTTATTTATGAATGCTCTAACGCCGATTTTAGATCGACTTACTATTCCTCGTACATTTGGGGAGGTGAAGTAG
- the rsxC gene encoding electron transport complex subunit RsxC — protein MEKRSFKGGIHPLYNKELSEKKQIDVMDDPKQVVIPLQQHIGAPCEPLVSKGEQVITGQKIGEAKGFVSAPIHSSISGEVVDVNEERITIKSDGDNRFEPKEARSLKEISSQEIIEIAKEAGIVGMGGAAFPTHVKMKAPEGKKIDTVILNGAECEPYLTIDDRIMVEQPQKVVEGLKALMKATGATKGYIGIELNKPNAIEAIGNAIQGDSSVELVTLEVKYPQGGEKQLIKAILDKEVPVGGLPVDVGSVVSNVSTAAALADAIEEGKPLYERGITVTGNGIEKPQNIIVKVGTTFKEVVEACGGLKDNAAKVISGGPMMGRAIDSLDDEFITKGTSGILVLTEDEVRLVEERTCIRCARCVDACPMSLMPNYLAAYSRKEMFKEAEELHLFNCIECGCCSYMCPSKIPLVHLIRQGKAEVSSKKAKK, from the coding sequence TTGGAAAAGAGAAGTTTTAAAGGTGGGATTCATCCTCTTTATAACAAGGAGCTTTCTGAAAAAAAGCAAATTGATGTAATGGATGATCCTAAGCAAGTAGTGATACCGCTACAGCAGCACATTGGTGCTCCTTGCGAACCACTTGTATCTAAAGGAGAACAAGTAATAACTGGACAAAAAATAGGAGAAGCAAAAGGTTTTGTTTCTGCACCTATCCATTCCAGTATTTCTGGTGAAGTAGTTGATGTTAATGAAGAACGTATCACTATCAAAAGTGATGGTGATAATAGGTTTGAGCCTAAAGAAGCTAGAAGTTTAAAAGAAATTTCTAGCCAGGAAATCATTGAGATTGCCAAAGAAGCTGGAATTGTTGGGATGGGTGGAGCTGCATTTCCTACCCATGTCAAAATGAAAGCGCCAGAAGGAAAAAAAATTGATACAGTTATTTTAAATGGTGCTGAGTGTGAACCATATCTTACTATCGACGATAGAATTATGGTAGAACAGCCACAAAAGGTAGTGGAAGGCTTAAAAGCATTGATGAAAGCTACAGGTGCTACTAAGGGATATATTGGGATTGAACTAAACAAGCCCAATGCCATAGAAGCTATTGGCAATGCAATACAAGGTGATTCGTCTGTTGAACTTGTAACGTTAGAGGTTAAATACCCTCAAGGAGGGGAAAAGCAGTTAATTAAAGCTATTTTAGACAAAGAAGTGCCCGTAGGAGGACTTCCTGTCGATGTTGGTTCAGTAGTGAGTAATGTTTCTACAGCTGCTGCTTTGGCTGACGCAATAGAAGAGGGGAAACCTTTGTATGAAAGAGGAATCACAGTTACAGGAAATGGCATAGAAAAACCACAAAATATCATTGTAAAAGTGGGAACGACTTTCAAGGAAGTTGTTGAAGCTTGTGGTGGTTTAAAAGACAATGCTGCTAAAGTAATATCTGGTGGTCCTATGATGGGACGAGCTATAGATTCTTTAGATGACGAATTTATAACAAAAGGCACATCGGGAATCCTAGTCCTTACAGAAGATGAGGTTAGGTTAGTTGAAGAAAGAACCTGTATAAGATGTGCAAGATGTGTTGACGCATGTCCCATGAGCTTGATGCCAAATTATCTTGCAGCTTATTCAAGAAAAGAAATGTTTAAAGAAGCGGAAGAGCTTCATTTGTTTAATTGTATAGAGTGTGGATGCTGTTCATATATGTGTCCATCAAAGATTCCGTTAGTACATTTAATAAGGCAGGGAAAAGCGGAAGTTAGCTCTAAAAAAGCAAAAAAGTAG